In Staphylococcus lloydii, the following proteins share a genomic window:
- a CDS encoding dihydroorotase yields the protein MKLITNAKVLNNGELQESSILIDGKQVKQIAQNIEVDQDVEIIDAQGQFVAPGLVDVHVHLREPGGEHKETIATGTKAAARGGFTTVCPMPNTRPVPDDVENLSALNNIIANDAHVRVLPYASITVRQAGKEHVDFKALAENGAFAFTDDGVGVQTASMMYEAMQEAAKVNKAIVAHCEDNSLIYGGAMHEGKRSAELDIPGIPNICEAVQIARDVLLAEAANAHYHVCHVSTKESVRVIRDAKKAGIHVTAEVTPHHLLLTEDDVPGDDAIYKMNPPLRSKEDRQALLDALEDGTIDCIATDHAPHAKEEKDQPMTKAPFGIVGSETAFPLLYTHFVKNGSWSLQQLVDYLTIKPAQTFDLPYGKLEEGSLADLTIINLDKETEIKAEDFHSKASNTPFIGYQVYGTPVLTMVEGEVKFKEEL from the coding sequence ATGAAATTAATTACAAATGCTAAAGTTTTAAACAATGGAGAATTACAAGAAAGTTCGATTTTAATTGATGGTAAGCAAGTTAAACAAATCGCTCAAAACATTGAAGTAGATCAAGACGTAGAAATTATTGATGCACAAGGGCAATTCGTTGCACCTGGATTAGTTGATGTTCACGTTCATTTAAGAGAACCAGGGGGAGAACATAAGGAAACAATCGCTACAGGAACAAAAGCTGCAGCTAGAGGTGGTTTCACAACTGTATGTCCGATGCCTAATACGCGTCCTGTACCAGATGATGTAGAAAATTTAAGCGCATTGAATAATATTATTGCTAATGATGCACATGTGAGAGTATTACCTTATGCATCAATTACAGTAAGACAAGCAGGAAAAGAACATGTAGATTTCAAGGCATTAGCAGAAAATGGGGCATTTGCTTTTACAGACGATGGCGTAGGTGTTCAAACAGCAAGCATGATGTATGAAGCAATGCAAGAAGCAGCAAAAGTAAACAAAGCCATTGTAGCTCATTGTGAAGACAACAGTTTAATTTATGGCGGCGCTATGCACGAGGGGAAAAGAAGTGCTGAATTAGATATTCCGGGTATTCCAAATATTTGTGAAGCGGTACAAATCGCACGAGACGTATTATTAGCTGAAGCTGCAAATGCACATTACCACGTATGTCATGTGTCAACGAAAGAAAGTGTACGTGTAATTAGAGATGCTAAGAAAGCAGGCATTCATGTTACTGCCGAAGTAACGCCACACCACTTACTATTAACAGAAGATGATGTACCAGGTGACGATGCGATTTATAAAATGAACCCACCATTAAGAAGTAAAGAAGACAGACAAGCATTATTAGATGCATTAGAAGATGGCACAATTGATTGTATTGCTACTGACCATGCACCACATGCCAAAGAAGAGAAAGATCAACCAATGACAAAGGCACCGTTTGGTATTGTAGGAAGCGAAACAGCATTTCCATTGTTATATACGCATTTTGTTAAAAATGGTTCTTGGTCATTACAACAACTTGTTGACTATTTAACAATAAAACCTGCACAGACATTTGACTTACCATATGGCAAGCTCGAAGAAGGTAGTTTAGCAGATTTAACTATTATTAATTTAGATAAAGAAACAGAAATTAAGGCTGAAGACTTTCATTC
- a CDS encoding aspartate carbamoyltransferase catalytic subunit produces MQQLLSMEHLTTDEIYHLIQQACNYKARNINSPQYSKHFVANLFFENSTRTKSSFIVAEQKLGLNLVDFETTTSSVQKGESLYDTCKTLESIGVDLLVIRHFQNAYYEELNNINIPIINAGDGSGQHPTQSLLDLMTVYESFDSFKGLNVVICGDIKNSRVARSNYYSLRALGANVMFSSPDSWKDDTLEAPYVDIDDVIEEVDIVMLLRVQHERHNNDEVLSFESNDYHKLYGLTIERYNRLKQQAIVMHPAPVNRGVEIDSSLVEAPKSRIFQQMQNGMYLRMAVIDAVLQTKGEQ; encoded by the coding sequence ATGCAACAATTATTATCTATGGAACATCTCACAACGGATGAGATTTATCATCTTATACAGCAAGCTTGTAACTATAAAGCACGTAATATAAATTCACCACAATACAGTAAACATTTCGTAGCTAATTTATTTTTTGAAAATTCAACACGTACTAAAAGTAGTTTTATCGTTGCAGAACAAAAGTTAGGTTTAAATTTAGTCGATTTTGAAACGACGACATCTTCAGTACAAAAAGGCGAGTCACTATACGACACTTGTAAAACTTTGGAAAGTATAGGCGTAGATTTATTAGTTATCAGACATTTTCAAAATGCCTATTACGAAGAGTTAAACAATATTAATATTCCTATCATTAACGCTGGTGATGGTAGTGGGCAACACCCGACTCAAAGTTTACTTGATTTAATGACAGTCTATGAGTCCTTTGATTCATTTAAAGGATTAAACGTCGTCATTTGTGGCGACATCAAAAATTCTCGTGTGGCTAGAAGTAATTACTACAGTCTACGCGCATTAGGTGCGAATGTGATGTTCTCTAGTCCTGACTCTTGGAAGGACGACACGTTGGAAGCCCCTTATGTCGATATTGATGATGTTATTGAAGAAGTAGACATTGTCATGTTGTTGAGAGTACAGCATGAACGACATAATAATGATGAAGTTTTATCATTTGAGTCAAATGATTATCATAAACTTTATGGTTTAACGATTGAACGTTATAACCGATTAAAACAACAAGCGATTGTTATGCATCCAGCTCCAGTTAATAGAGGAGTGGAAATAGATAGTTCATTAGTTGAAGCACCGAAGTCACGCATTTTCCAACAAATGCAAAACGGCATGTATTTACGTATGGCAGTTATTGATGCAGTTTTACAAACGAAAGGGGAACAATAA
- a CDS encoding uracil-xanthine permease family protein: MRNEEMFERTAKPVLDVRDRPKLGQWAFLSTQHLFAMFGSTVLVPFLTGLPISAALLASGIGTLLYILITQAKIPAYLGSSFAFITPIISGLHSHSLGDMLIALFMSGLMYVIIGIAIKLSGTNWLMRLLPPVVVGPVIMVIGLSLAPTAVNMAMYENSSDMKGYNLSYLIVALVTLIVTVIVQGFFKGFLSLIPVLIGIITGYVVAAFMGIVNFSTIAHAKWLQLPDIYLPFKDYQPSFHLGLILVMVPIVFVTVSEHIGHQMVINKIVGKNFFKDPGLDKSIIGDGVSTMVASVIGGPPSTTYGENIGVLAITKIYSIYVIGGAAVIAIILGFVGKFTALISSIPTPVMGGVSILLFGIIASSGLRMLVESEIDFAQNRNLVIASVILVVGIGNLMLNLKPIGVNLQIEGMALAALAGIILNLILPKQST, from the coding sequence ATGAGAAACGAAGAAATGTTTGAAAGAACAGCCAAACCCGTATTAGATGTACGTGATAGGCCTAAATTAGGACAGTGGGCATTTCTAAGTACCCAACATTTATTTGCGATGTTTGGTTCCACAGTTCTTGTTCCGTTTCTTACGGGATTACCAATATCGGCAGCATTACTTGCGTCAGGCATTGGAACGTTATTATACATATTAATTACTCAAGCTAAAATACCTGCTTATCTAGGTTCTAGCTTTGCTTTTATAACGCCAATCATTAGTGGATTACATTCTCATAGCTTAGGAGATATGTTAATTGCCTTATTCATGAGTGGTTTGATGTATGTCATCATCGGTATCGCAATTAAATTGAGTGGTACAAATTGGCTAATGCGTTTATTACCACCAGTAGTAGTAGGACCAGTCATTATGGTTATAGGTTTAAGTTTAGCACCAACGGCTGTAAACATGGCCATGTATGAAAACTCTAGTGACATGAAAGGTTATAACCTAAGTTACTTAATCGTAGCATTAGTAACTTTAATCGTTACGGTTATTGTGCAAGGTTTTTTCAAAGGCTTTCTTTCTTTAATACCAGTACTGATTGGCATAATTACTGGTTATGTTGTCGCTGCATTCATGGGCATTGTCAACTTCAGTACAATAGCTCATGCTAAATGGTTACAATTGCCAGATATCTATTTACCATTTAAAGATTATCAGCCGTCGTTTCATCTGGGTCTAATTTTAGTCATGGTACCGATTGTATTTGTGACAGTAAGTGAACATATTGGTCATCAGATGGTTATTAACAAAATAGTAGGAAAAAACTTTTTCAAAGATCCTGGCTTAGATAAATCAATCATTGGTGACGGTGTCTCAACAATGGTTGCGAGTGTTATTGGCGGACCACCAAGCACAACTTACGGTGAAAATATTGGTGTGCTAGCAATTACTAAAATATACAGTATTTATGTTATCGGTGGCGCTGCAGTTATAGCGATTATTCTTGGTTTTGTAGGAAAATTCACGGCATTAATTTCATCGATACCCACACCCGTAATGGGCGGTGTTTCGATTCTGCTATTTGGTATTATCGCTTCAAGTGGTTTACGTATGCTAGTAGAAAGTGAAATTGACTTTGCTCAAAATCGTAATTTAGTTATTGCTTCAGTAATTCTCGTTGTCGGTATTGGAAATCTAATGTTGAATCTCAAACCGATAGGCGTAAATTTACAAATAGAAGGTATGGCGTTAGCAGCATTGGCGGGCATCATATTGAACTTAATTTTGCCAAAGCAATCAACGTAA
- the pyrR gene encoding bifunctional pyr operon transcriptional regulator/uracil phosphoribosyltransferase PyrR, with product MSERIIMDEAAIQRTVTRIAHEILEYNKGTDDLVLLGIKTRGAFLANRIQQKIAMIEACEVPTGTIDITQFRDDLEQVNDANGDKSYEIGVDITNKIVVIIDDVLYTGRTVRASLDAILQHARPNKIGLATLVDRGHRELPIRADFVGKNIPTSRDEDVSVYLEEIDHKNAVVIE from the coding sequence ATGTCAGAACGTATTATTATGGATGAAGCAGCTATTCAAAGAACGGTTACACGTATTGCACATGAAATTTTAGAATATAATAAAGGCACAGATGATTTAGTGTTATTAGGCATAAAAACGCGTGGTGCTTTTTTAGCAAATAGAATTCAACAAAAAATCGCCATGATTGAAGCTTGTGAAGTGCCTACGGGTACGATTGATATTACACAATTTCGTGATGATTTAGAACAAGTAAACGATGCGAATGGTGACAAATCTTATGAAATTGGCGTCGATATTACCAATAAAATCGTAGTCATTATTGACGACGTATTATATACCGGTAGAACAGTAAGAGCTTCATTAGACGCTATTTTACAACATGCTAGACCGAATAAAATTGGTTTAGCGACGTTAGTAGATAGAGGTCATAGAGAATTGCCAATTCGCGCTGATTTTGTTGGGAAAAATATTCCTACATCTCGCGATGAAGATGTTTCTGTCTATTTAGAAGAAATTGATCATAAAAATGCAGTAGTAATTGAATAA
- a CDS encoding RluA family pseudouridine synthase, producing MTTHNFNIDNSTNVGQRIDKVLAELNSEWSRTQMQDWIKEKLVKVNGKEVKSNYKVKMNDAIEVTEKDIVEADIVPENLNLDIYYEDDDVAIVYKPKGMVVHPSAGHYTGTLVNGLMYQMKNLSGINGEVRPGIVHRIDKDTSGLLMVAKNDVAHRSLVEQLIDKTVTRKYTALVHGNIPHDYGTVDAPIGRNKNDRQSMDVVDDGKEAVTHFNVKEHFKNFTLIECQLETGRTHQIRVHMKYIGFPLAGDPKYGPRKTLDLDGQALHAGVIGFEHPVTNEYIEREAPLPEPFTQLLEELRRTDA from the coding sequence TAATTTTAATATAGATAATTCAACTAATGTAGGTCAGCGTATAGATAAAGTTTTGGCTGAGCTGAACTCAGAATGGTCACGCACACAAATGCAAGATTGGATTAAAGAAAAATTAGTTAAAGTTAACGGCAAAGAAGTTAAATCAAATTATAAAGTAAAAATGAACGATGCAATCGAAGTTACTGAAAAGGATATTGTCGAAGCGGATATCGTTCCAGAAAATTTAAATTTAGATATTTATTATGAAGATGATGATGTTGCGATAGTGTATAAACCTAAAGGTATGGTTGTGCATCCTTCTGCAGGTCATTATACAGGTACATTAGTAAACGGATTGATGTATCAAATGAAAAATCTTTCAGGTATCAATGGTGAAGTCAGACCTGGGATTGTGCATAGAATTGATAAGGACACTTCTGGTTTGTTAATGGTCGCTAAAAATGATGTGGCACATAGAAGTTTAGTAGAACAACTTATAGATAAAACAGTCACACGTAAATATACTGCGCTAGTACATGGTAATATTCCCCATGATTATGGAACTGTAGACGCACCTATTGGTCGTAATAAAAATGATCGTCAGTCTATGGATGTTGTCGATGACGGTAAAGAAGCAGTTACGCACTTTAATGTAAAAGAACATTTTAAAAACTTTACTTTAATCGAGTGTCAGCTTGAAACAGGACGTACACACCAAATTCGTGTACATATGAAATATATTGGTTTCCCATTAGCTGGAGACCCTAAATATGGTCCTAGAAAAACTTTAGACCTTGATGGACAAGCATTACATGCTGGTGTTATTGGTTTTGAACATCCAGTGACTAATGAATATATTGAAAGAGAAGCACCGTTACCTGAACCATTTACACAATTATTAGAAGAGTTACGTCGTACAGACGCATAA